From the genome of Pelobacter propionicus DSM 2379, one region includes:
- a CDS encoding DMT family transporter — translation MNNPTLILLMLCGGMAIAVQPSINARLAQKIGPLESSMVSFGVGTLALLMVVLVTGRGNLRGITTADWWELTGGFLGAFFVTLTIICVPRLGTAAVMATIITGQLVAGALLDHYGLFGLRQLPLTPLRLAGMLLLAGGAALVIRR, via the coding sequence ATGAACAACCCGACCCTGATCCTGCTCATGCTCTGCGGCGGCATGGCCATCGCCGTGCAGCCCTCCATCAACGCCCGCCTGGCCCAGAAGATCGGGCCATTGGAGAGCTCCATGGTCTCCTTTGGTGTGGGAACTCTGGCCCTGCTTATGGTTGTGCTCGTGACCGGCCGGGGCAACCTGCGGGGCATCACGACCGCCGACTGGTGGGAGCTGACCGGCGGCTTCCTGGGCGCCTTCTTCGTCACCCTGACCATCATCTGCGTGCCGCGGCTGGGCACGGCGGCGGTGATGGCAACCATCATCACCGGCCAGCTGGTGGCAGGCGCACTGCTAGACCACTACGGCCTGTTCGGGCTGCGCCAGCTGCCGCTGACGCCGCTGCGCTTGGCTGGCATGCTGCTCCTGGCTGGCGGCGCAGCGCTGGTCATCAGGCGCTAG
- the cysS gene encoding cysteine--tRNA ligase: protein MALRIYNTLTGEKDTFVPLHPGKAGMYVCGVTVYDYCHIGHARANVVFDVIYRYLGYSGYAVTYVRNFTDIDDKIINRANQEGVDYTTISERYIEAFNQDMARLGLAKPTVEPKATDHMGGIISVIETLIAKGHAYESDGDVYYAVESFPSYLRLSGRNLEDMLAGARVEVDDRKRNPMDFALWKGSKPGEPSWDSPWGAGRPGWHIECSAMSMEYLGKTFDIHGGGKDLVFPHHENEIAQSEAANGCQFVRYWMHNGFVNINSEKMSKSLGNFFTIREVLEQYDPETLRFFILSAHYRSPIDFSDQNLNDAQAGLERIYSCLAAVDGAMEGQDVPNQPVEGAPLPPAGAELHEKLQSLISRFREAMDDDFNTAQALGVLFEAVRATNRFMAESGDQTPATLALLGQVRRLFAETGDVLGLFTSQPAAWLESIKQAKSDQMEISPQEIEQLIAERAAARTNRDFKRGDEIRDLLLQKGIQLLDSPQGTTWNIR, encoded by the coding sequence ATGGCACTGCGCATCTACAACACCCTCACCGGCGAGAAGGATACCTTCGTTCCGCTGCACCCCGGCAAGGCAGGCATGTACGTCTGCGGCGTCACCGTCTACGATTACTGCCACATCGGCCACGCCCGGGCCAATGTGGTCTTCGATGTCATCTACCGCTACCTGGGCTACAGCGGCTACGCTGTCACCTATGTGCGCAACTTCACCGATATCGACGACAAGATCATCAACCGTGCCAACCAGGAGGGGGTTGATTACACCACCATCAGCGAGCGCTACATCGAGGCCTTCAACCAGGACATGGCCCGACTGGGCCTGGCAAAGCCGACCGTGGAGCCCAAGGCCACCGACCACATGGGGGGGATAATCAGCGTCATCGAGACCCTGATCGCCAAGGGGCACGCCTATGAATCGGACGGCGACGTGTACTATGCCGTGGAGAGCTTCCCAAGCTATCTCAGGCTCTCCGGCCGCAACCTGGAAGACATGCTGGCCGGTGCGCGGGTCGAGGTGGATGACCGCAAACGCAACCCCATGGATTTCGCCCTCTGGAAGGGATCCAAGCCGGGCGAACCGAGCTGGGATTCCCCTTGGGGAGCGGGGCGGCCGGGATGGCACATCGAGTGCTCGGCCATGAGCATGGAATATCTGGGCAAAACCTTCGACATCCATGGCGGCGGCAAAGACTTGGTCTTTCCCCACCACGAAAACGAGATCGCCCAGTCCGAGGCGGCCAACGGCTGCCAGTTCGTCCGCTACTGGATGCACAACGGATTCGTGAACATCAACTCGGAGAAGATGAGCAAGTCCCTGGGCAACTTCTTCACCATCCGCGAGGTGCTGGAGCAATACGACCCGGAAACCCTGCGCTTCTTCATCCTCTCGGCCCACTACCGCTCGCCCATCGACTTCTCCGACCAGAACCTGAACGACGCCCAGGCCGGCCTAGAGCGGATCTACTCCTGCCTGGCGGCGGTGGACGGGGCCATGGAGGGACAGGACGTCCCCAACCAACCGGTCGAAGGCGCTCCCCTCCCCCCTGCCGGCGCCGAGTTGCACGAAAAGCTCCAGTCGCTCATTTCCCGCTTCAGGGAGGCCATGGATGACGACTTCAACACCGCCCAGGCCCTGGGCGTGCTCTTCGAAGCCGTGCGGGCCACCAATCGCTTCATGGCGGAGAGCGGCGACCAGACACCGGCAACCCTGGCGCTATTGGGCCAGGTACGGCGACTGTTCGCGGAAACCGGCGACGTGCTTGGCCTGTTCACCAGCCAGCCAGCGGCATGGCTGGAGTCCATCAAACAGGCCAAGAGCGACCAGATGGAGATATCCCCCCAGGAGATCGAGCAGCTGATCGCCGAACGTGCGGCGGCGCGCACGAACAGGGATTTCAAGCGCGGTGACGAGATCAGGGACCTGCTGCTGCAGAAGGGCATCCAACTGCTGGACTCTCCCCAGGGGACGACCTGGAACATCAGGTGA
- a CDS encoding methylmalonyl-CoA carboxytransferase subunit 5S: MDKIIDITELALRDAHQSLIATRLGIEDMTGICEELDNAGYWSIECWGGATFDSCIRYLNEDPWERLRTFKKLMPKTKLQMLLRGQNLLGYRHYQDEVVERFVDKSAENGMDVYRIFDALNDLRNLETSIKAVKKAGKHAQGTISYTVSPIHTTALFVDQAKRLQDMGVDSICIKDMAALIKPQPAYDLVKGIKEACPGLRVQLHAHSTTGVTLVSLMKAIEAGVDCVDTAVSSMSLGPGHNPTESLIEMLEGTGYTTKVDLDRVLKAKLYFSKTLGRYKQFLSAVTGVETEIFKSQIPGGMLSNLESQLNQQGAGDRLTEVLEEVPRVRKDTGYVPLVTPSSQIVGTQAVLNVLMGKYKVLTGEFADIMLGYYGASPGDKNMEIVAKAQDHAKKEPITCRPADLLDPEWAKLRAEAEALEGNDGSDEDVLTYAMFPQVAAKFFATRAEGPMNLGKDPEEGAVDAATAAEHQGKITGPITYAVTLEGQKHKVVVAPYKK; encoded by the coding sequence ATGGATAAGATCATCGACATAACCGAACTTGCCCTGCGGGATGCTCACCAGAGCCTCATCGCCACCCGTCTTGGTATCGAGGACATGACCGGCATCTGTGAAGAGCTTGACAACGCCGGGTACTGGTCAATCGAATGCTGGGGTGGAGCCACCTTCGACTCCTGCATCCGCTACCTGAACGAGGATCCGTGGGAGCGTCTGCGCACCTTCAAGAAGCTGATGCCCAAGACCAAGCTTCAGATGCTGCTTCGCGGCCAGAACCTGCTTGGCTACCGCCACTACCAGGACGAAGTGGTTGAGCGTTTCGTGGACAAGTCGGCCGAGAACGGCATGGACGTGTACCGCATCTTCGACGCCCTGAACGACCTGCGCAACCTTGAGACCTCCATCAAGGCGGTCAAGAAAGCCGGCAAGCACGCCCAGGGCACCATCAGCTACACGGTCAGCCCGATCCACACCACCGCCCTGTTCGTGGACCAGGCCAAGCGCCTGCAGGACATGGGCGTTGACTCCATCTGCATCAAGGACATGGCCGCCCTGATCAAGCCGCAGCCGGCCTATGACCTGGTCAAGGGGATCAAGGAAGCCTGCCCCGGCCTGCGCGTCCAGCTGCATGCCCACTCCACCACCGGCGTCACCCTGGTCAGCCTGATGAAAGCCATCGAAGCCGGCGTGGACTGCGTGGACACCGCCGTCAGCTCCATGAGCTTGGGACCTGGCCACAACCCCACCGAGAGCCTGATCGAAATGCTGGAAGGCACCGGCTACACCACCAAAGTTGACCTGGACCGGGTCCTCAAGGCCAAACTGTACTTCTCCAAGACCCTTGGCCGCTACAAGCAGTTCCTCTCCGCCGTCACCGGCGTCGAGACCGAAATCTTCAAGAGCCAGATCCCGGGCGGCATGCTCTCCAACCTGGAAAGCCAGCTCAACCAGCAGGGCGCCGGCGACCGCCTCACCGAAGTTCTGGAAGAAGTACCGCGCGTTCGCAAGGACACCGGCTATGTACCGCTGGTCACCCCCAGCAGCCAGATCGTCGGCACCCAGGCCGTCCTCAACGTCCTGATGGGCAAATACAAGGTCCTCACCGGCGAATTCGCCGACATCATGCTCGGCTACTACGGCGCCAGCCCCGGCGACAAGAACATGGAAATCGTTGCCAAGGCCCAGGATCATGCCAAGAAAGAGCCGATCACCTGCCGCCCCGCCGACCTGCTCGATCCTGAATGGGCAAAACTGAGAGCTGAAGCAGAAGCACTGGAAGGCAACGACGGTAGCGACGAAGACGTGCTCACCTACGCCATGTTCCCCCAGGTAGCCGCCAAATTCTTCGCCACCCGCGCAGAAGGCCCGATGAACCTGGGCAAGGACCCGGAAGAAGGCGCCGTCGACGCAGCCACCGCTGCCGAGCACCAGGGCAAGATCACCGGCCCGATCACCTATGCCGTCACCCTGGAAGGGCAGAAACACAAGGTAGTCGTCGCCCCGTACAAAAAGTAA
- a CDS encoding acyl-CoA carboxylase subunit beta, translated as MAITIEDRIQELNDKKAEIALGGGRARIEKQHAAGSMTARERLDYMLDQDSFLESGMYAKHRCTYFGMEGKVLPAEGVVTGAGTIDGRLVHVASQDFTVAGGAVGEVHADKIVRAMEDALKTGSPCVVINDSGGARIQEGNHSLGGYGRIFYANVKASGVIPQISIIAGPCAGGAVYSPALTDFIIQTKSARMFITGPAVIKAVTGEVVSAEDLGGPQVHMNTSGVIHFVAEDDKHALDITRRLLSFLPSNNLEDPPQLEAEETILPNKALNNIVPLDPKLRYDVRDVIVNIFDKGDFMEIQAGYATNIVIGFARLQGRTVGVIANQPNAMAGVLDINCSDKAARFIRFCNAFNIPLITFVDTPGFMPGVQQEYGGIIRHGAKMLFAYSAATVPKLTVELRKSYGGANLAMCAKDLGADRVLAWPTAEIAVMGAEGAVDVIFRKELKEAADPKAKRQELIDEYRENFANPFAAAACNQVDDVIEPAYTRRELAMALDILYRKRELRPAKKHGLIPL; from the coding sequence ATGGCAATCACAATAGAGGATAGAATCCAGGAACTCAACGACAAGAAGGCCGAGATCGCCCTTGGTGGCGGTCGCGCCCGAATTGAGAAACAGCACGCCGCCGGCAGCATGACCGCCCGTGAGCGTCTCGACTACATGCTGGACCAGGACAGCTTCCTGGAGAGCGGCATGTACGCCAAGCACCGCTGCACCTACTTCGGCATGGAAGGCAAAGTCCTGCCTGCCGAAGGTGTCGTCACCGGCGCCGGCACCATCGACGGCCGCCTCGTGCACGTAGCCAGCCAGGACTTCACCGTCGCCGGCGGCGCCGTGGGCGAAGTCCACGCCGACAAGATCGTGCGGGCCATGGAAGACGCCCTCAAGACCGGCTCTCCCTGCGTCGTCATCAACGACTCCGGCGGGGCGCGCATCCAGGAAGGTAACCACAGCCTGGGTGGCTACGGCCGCATCTTCTACGCCAACGTCAAGGCCTCCGGCGTCATCCCCCAGATCTCCATCATCGCCGGTCCCTGCGCCGGTGGCGCCGTGTACAGCCCGGCTCTCACCGACTTCATCATCCAGACCAAGAGCGCCCGCATGTTCATCACCGGCCCTGCCGTCATCAAGGCCGTCACCGGTGAAGTGGTCAGCGCCGAAGACCTGGGTGGGCCGCAGGTTCACATGAACACCTCCGGCGTCATCCACTTCGTCGCCGAAGACGACAAGCACGCCCTGGACATCACCCGCAGGCTGCTCTCCTTCCTGCCCAGCAACAACCTGGAAGATCCTCCCCAGCTGGAAGCGGAAGAGACCATCCTGCCCAACAAGGCTCTCAACAACATCGTACCGCTGGATCCCAAACTGCGTTACGACGTCCGTGACGTCATTGTCAACATCTTTGACAAGGGCGACTTCATGGAGATCCAGGCCGGCTACGCCACCAACATCGTCATCGGCTTTGCCCGCCTGCAGGGTCGCACCGTCGGCGTCATCGCCAACCAGCCCAACGCCATGGCCGGCGTCCTGGACATCAACTGCTCCGACAAGGCTGCCCGCTTCATCCGTTTCTGCAACGCCTTCAACATCCCGCTGATCACCTTCGTCGACACCCCCGGCTTCATGCCCGGTGTCCAGCAGGAATACGGCGGCATCATCCGTCACGGCGCCAAGATGCTCTTCGCCTACTCCGCCGCCACCGTACCCAAGCTCACCGTCGAGCTGCGTAAATCCTACGGCGGCGCCAATCTGGCCATGTGCGCCAAAGACCTGGGCGCCGACCGCGTCCTGGCCTGGCCCACCGCCGAGATCGCCGTCATGGGTGCCGAAGGCGCCGTCGACGTCATCTTCCGTAAAGAGCTCAAAGAAGCTGCCGATCCCAAGGCCAAGCGCCAGGAACTCATCGACGAATACCGCGAGAACTTTGCCAACCCGTTTGCCGCCGCCGCCTGCAACCAGGTGGACGACGTCATCGAACCGGCGTACACCCGTCGCGAACTGGCCATGGCCCTCGACATCCTCTACCGCAAACGCGAGCTGCGTCCGGCCAAGAAGCACGGCCTGATTCCGCTGTAA
- a CDS encoding biotin/lipoyl-containing protein — MQLTLTIDSKKYVVDVEIVEGEEVRMPAAAPVPAATISSQPVTPIVPVATAPAADGLPDDKVCRSPIAGVVFKVTSEVGQEIKQDDLLLVLEAMKMETNITAHVAGKIKAIHVSPGEAVKNGQVLVEFE; from the coding sequence GTGCAGCTAACCTTAACAATAGACTCGAAAAAATACGTCGTAGACGTTGAAATCGTCGAAGGCGAAGAAGTCCGCATGCCGGCGGCCGCGCCGGTTCCCGCCGCCACCATCAGCTCCCAGCCGGTGACCCCGATTGTTCCGGTCGCCACCGCGCCTGCCGCCGACGGCCTGCCGGACGACAAGGTCTGCCGCAGCCCCATCGCCGGCGTTGTCTTCAAGGTCACCAGCGAAGTGGGCCAGGAGATCAAGCAGGACGACCTGCTGTTGGTGCTTGAGGCCATGAAGATGGAGACCAACATCACGGCGCATGTGGCCGGCAAGATCAAGGCCATCCACGTAAGCCCGGGCGAGGCCGTGAAGAACGGCCAGGTCCTGGTGGAATTCGAATAG